CAAGGAAGTGCTCAAGCGCGAGGGCAAGCGTGGATTGCTGGACATGGGCAATGCGGAAATCATTCTGCCGATCGCGCCAGATGTCAGCGTACCGGTGCGCCAGCGTATGGCTTATGTCTCCCAGCTCAATGCCGATCAGATCAGCACATTGAAGCCACAGCCTGAGGGTTTGGCTCTGGCTCGGCTCCCGGAAGAGTATTCGAAGAAATTCCGCTACAACCAGCGTCGTGAGCAGCGCCTGCTGGAAGAGGCGGGCGGATCGCTGGTGCCGATGTCCGACTTTACCCCGCAGGAACAGGCTGCCGCTTACGGTGATTTGTTCCAGCGTCGCTGGGGCTTCGAGGTGCCGGGCAAGGCCGGGCTGGTTGACGTATTTACCTTGCTGCGCGAGTTCATGACCGGTTCGGTGGCGATGCTCGATTCGGCACCCGTGGCCATTCAGGTGCTGTACCGCGTCGAGGCCCCGCAATGGGTTTCGCTGGAATACATCAACGGTGGCGTTGACCCGCAGAGCCGCGAGT
This region of Pseudomonas sp. R84 genomic DNA includes:
- a CDS encoding GNAT family N-acetyltransferase, with amino-acid sequence MLTMFRSFRERGWSEIDRDSYARAWQRFGGSFATHPEVVERLSTFLGIELRYLGWVIGGEVLAAVPCWGRHVALSKEVLKREGKRGLLDMGNAEIILPIAPDVSVPVRQRMAYVSQLNADQISTLKPQPEGLALARLPEEYSKKFRYNQRREQRLLEEAGGSLVPMSDFTPQEQAAAYGDLFQRRWGFEVPGKAGLVDVFTLLREFMTGSVAMLDSAPVAIQVLYRVEAPQWVSLEYINGGVDPQSREFSPGSVLSFVNTQEAWAHAQALDKPLRYSFGRADREYKDRWCHTVPVYKV